A portion of the Stigmatella aurantiaca DW4/3-1 genome contains these proteins:
- a CDS encoding GNAT family N-acetyltransferase produces the protein MANTAPSKPPYILRHHQPGDLGWIIHRHGVLYHQEYGWDERFEAVAASVAAEFLQKFDPARERCWIAEWNGERAGSVVLMKKTDEVAKLRLLLVEPKARGLGIGARLVDECLRFARQVGYRRMTLWTNSLLVSARSIYEKAGFELIHSEPHSLFGSGLIGETWEREL, from the coding sequence ATGGCCAACACCGCCCCTTCCAAGCCCCCCTACATCCTGCGTCATCACCAGCCTGGGGACCTGGGTTGGATCATCCACCGCCATGGGGTGCTCTACCATCAGGAGTATGGCTGGGATGAGCGTTTCGAGGCCGTGGCCGCCAGCGTGGCCGCGGAGTTCCTCCAGAAGTTCGATCCGGCGCGGGAGCGCTGCTGGATCGCCGAGTGGAACGGGGAGCGCGCCGGCTCGGTGGTCCTCATGAAGAAGACGGACGAGGTGGCCAAGCTGCGCCTGTTGCTCGTCGAGCCGAAGGCACGGGGGCTGGGCATCGGCGCCCGGCTCGTGGACGAGTGTCTGCGCTTCGCGCGCCAGGTGGGCTACCGGCGGATGACGCTCTGGACGAACAGCCTCCTCGTCTCCGCCCGGTCCATCTACGAGAAGGCTGGGTTTGAGCTCATCCACTCCGAGCCTCACAGCCTCTTCGGCTCGGGGCTGATCGGCGAAACATGGGAGCGAGAACTGTAA
- a CDS encoding serine hydrolase — MRLPSLLRSMILPRLLTVAVLAGGCGHHRAEGPGSPPDLLEDGWQVSSLEAEGMAPEPLAELERRIEAKEYRAPDSLLIARHGKLVYERYWNGFHRDKPHDLRSATKSITSLLVGAALEQRLLPGVDTRVLPLLQRYDSMPSCSRRSG, encoded by the coding sequence ATGCGGCTGCCGTCGCTCTTGCGTTCCATGATCCTGCCCCGGCTCCTGACGGTGGCCGTGCTCGCGGGTGGCTGTGGGCACCACCGGGCAGAAGGGCCAGGGAGCCCGCCCGATCTGCTCGAGGACGGCTGGCAGGTCTCATCGCTGGAAGCGGAGGGCATGGCCCCGGAGCCGCTCGCGGAGCTGGAGCGGCGCATCGAGGCGAAGGAGTACCGGGCGCCGGATTCCCTGCTCATCGCGCGGCACGGCAAGCTCGTCTACGAGCGGTACTGGAACGGTTTCCACCGCGACAAGCCGCATGATCTGCGCTCCGCCACGAAGAGCATCACGTCGCTCCTGGTAGGCGCCGCCTTGGAGCAGCGCCTGCTGCCGGGCGTGGACACACGCGTTCTGCCACTGCTTCAGCGGTACGACAGTATGCCTTCGTGTTCCCGTCGCTCGGGTTGA
- a CDS encoding type IV toxin-antitoxin system AbiEi family antitoxin domain-containing protein, whose protein sequence is MELHPYAALSHVTALVFHGMTEEFPKEIHALLPSGHTGGMLPPGTREGDWEGLWLGLSLVRGRMVDKIKETPIHWHALSRGTALIGTAEYRPNGYPVRVTTPERTLVDGLLHPEWCGGIGPVLDAWARTRDTLDVNPLVELVEQFNVAILKQRVGFILEQLGMTHPLVDQWPAQAKRGGSSKLFGGAPFKPDFSERWKLSINVPIDVLQGATE, encoded by the coding sequence ATGGAACTCCACCCCTATGCGGCCTTGAGCCATGTCACGGCGCTCGTCTTCCACGGAATGACGGAGGAGTTCCCCAAGGAGATCCATGCGCTTCTACCCTCGGGTCACACAGGGGGCATGCTTCCACCCGGGACCCGGGAAGGAGACTGGGAGGGCTTGTGGCTGGGCTTGTCGCTGGTCCGTGGACGCATGGTGGATAAAATCAAGGAGACCCCGATTCACTGGCACGCCCTTTCGAGGGGCACCGCCTTGATCGGGACAGCGGAATACCGGCCCAACGGTTATCCGGTCCGCGTGACCACACCCGAAAGGACGCTGGTGGATGGTCTGTTACATCCAGAGTGGTGTGGCGGCATCGGGCCGGTCTTGGACGCGTGGGCACGGACCCGGGACACGCTGGACGTCAACCCGCTGGTCGAACTCGTGGAGCAGTTCAACGTCGCCATCCTCAAGCAGCGCGTGGGGTTCATCTTGGAGCAGCTCGGGATGACCCATCCCCTGGTGGATCAGTGGCCTGCCCAAGCCAAGCGAGGCGGTTCGAGCAAGCTCTTCGGGGGGGCTCCGTTCAAGCCGGACTTCAGTGAGCGGTGGAAGCTGTCGATCAACGTGCCCATTGATGTCCTCCAGGGGGCGACGGAGTGA
- a CDS encoding metallophosphoesterase family protein, which translates to MRILHLSDLHLTGQFRTFEEVWSGPSPHLKPRSFDFVVISGDLSQRSAPEEYALLDAFLKRSVLPLLTVSEPSRVVMVPGNHDVDWAADIGTSLSLGRELDRDASFAREVQQARIEPEAASLRVAVSRSGHLDVLRIDPARYPLRFQNVQGFFDAFYRDVPRSGNFRPFQLTQQDDAEHWSAHVFPELGIAFYGFSSCHQNDRYWTGAMFSAKAVEQARIHAEQNARGCTRIAVWHHGLDSGRGRPDFLRAQDVGLLYHAGFRIGFHGHTHRHAYETFDALFGNRFFIVSTGSLGAGAEERPDAVGNQFSIAQVYPGHVDVEVFTREGVSTSYERRRERRRFLLKSDNTPRLDQLSHAVSHKRSWKVEANGITQVDVEMKGVTLRGEITLALIEQPFSGIWAQAMAETSLGRIPVERRELSGERVLFTVMGRGGAEAEPLEWLRWSYSISNCLALNGFDLQARRERPSWLEHLPPEFDGRPYTVRFPCDELTLSIHVPERVRIKSGSIEAVALQRRDERGQERWVPDPAELKRGRKEMGTHHVQFTMGSPLVDYRYVVAYAPSDAAQPFSPDVIGLLKWLLEECRDQPPSADSISGVLTQTLQVELEQILGSKLGRREYASSWMGHLWHPTRKSLMTAFGVFPNRGWAVRFDWGSGVAGHALRYAQDTSWLRGDDSRKSLIYRPNPKASPDGDYSWLVCIPILVSLKGPAIGVVGFAGTQRCGPAEEQLREHAEHSSRGDPQGDTHFLDFRNRLFTGVNSTFWQTLRSWKTMTPRRKQLVEQICTELKLPLIESAALPKD; encoded by the coding sequence ATGCGGATCCTCCACCTCTCCGATCTTCATCTCACGGGCCAGTTCAGGACCTTCGAGGAGGTCTGGAGCGGTCCGAGTCCTCACCTCAAGCCCCGCTCCTTCGACTTCGTCGTCATCAGCGGAGACCTATCGCAGCGCAGTGCGCCGGAGGAATACGCGCTGCTGGATGCGTTCCTGAAGCGGTCTGTGCTGCCGTTGCTGACGGTTTCTGAGCCCAGCAGGGTCGTCATGGTTCCCGGCAACCACGACGTGGACTGGGCCGCAGACATTGGCACCTCGCTCTCTTTGGGACGGGAACTCGATCGGGATGCCAGCTTCGCCCGGGAGGTCCAGCAGGCCCGGATCGAGCCGGAGGCGGCCTCTCTTCGGGTCGCGGTCAGCCGTTCCGGTCACTTGGACGTTTTGCGGATCGATCCCGCTCGCTATCCGCTTCGTTTCCAGAATGTCCAAGGATTCTTCGACGCCTTCTACCGGGACGTTCCCAGGTCCGGGAACTTTCGTCCTTTTCAGCTCACCCAGCAGGACGACGCGGAACATTGGTCGGCCCATGTCTTTCCCGAGTTGGGCATTGCCTTCTACGGCTTCAGCTCCTGTCACCAGAACGATCGGTACTGGACCGGGGCGATGTTCAGCGCCAAGGCGGTTGAGCAGGCAAGGATCCACGCGGAGCAGAACGCGCGGGGATGCACGCGAATCGCCGTTTGGCACCATGGGCTCGACAGTGGCCGGGGGCGTCCGGACTTTCTGCGCGCGCAGGATGTCGGCCTGCTGTACCACGCGGGTTTTCGCATCGGCTTTCATGGGCACACGCATCGCCATGCCTATGAGACGTTCGATGCCCTCTTTGGCAACCGGTTCTTCATCGTCTCCACGGGCTCTCTGGGGGCAGGCGCCGAGGAGCGTCCGGACGCTGTGGGAAACCAGTTCTCCATTGCGCAGGTCTATCCAGGACACGTGGATGTAGAAGTCTTCACACGGGAGGGTGTGAGCACGTCCTATGAACGGAGGCGGGAGCGCAGACGGTTTCTCCTCAAGAGCGACAATACGCCCAGGCTCGATCAGCTCAGCCATGCCGTCAGCCACAAACGCTCCTGGAAGGTCGAAGCCAACGGCATCACCCAGGTCGACGTCGAGATGAAGGGGGTGACGCTCCGGGGGGAGATCACGCTCGCCCTGATCGAACAGCCCTTCAGTGGTATTTGGGCACAGGCCATGGCGGAGACATCCCTGGGACGGATCCCGGTGGAACGCCGGGAGCTGTCTGGGGAGCGCGTCCTCTTCACCGTCATGGGGCGTGGTGGCGCCGAGGCGGAACCCTTGGAATGGCTTCGTTGGAGCTACAGCATTTCGAACTGCTTGGCGCTCAATGGCTTCGATCTTCAAGCACGCCGGGAACGGCCTTCCTGGCTGGAGCACCTGCCCCCAGAGTTCGATGGCAGGCCCTACACGGTGCGGTTCCCGTGTGACGAACTGACGCTCTCCATCCACGTTCCCGAGCGCGTGCGGATCAAATCCGGCTCCATCGAGGCCGTTGCCCTTCAACGGCGCGATGAACGCGGACAGGAGCGATGGGTCCCCGACCCTGCGGAGCTGAAGCGTGGACGCAAGGAGATGGGCACTCACCATGTCCAGTTCACGATGGGCTCTCCTCTCGTGGACTACCGGTACGTCGTGGCCTACGCGCCCTCCGATGCCGCTCAGCCCTTTTCCCCCGATGTCATCGGGCTCCTCAAGTGGCTGCTGGAAGAGTGTCGGGACCAGCCGCCCAGCGCCGATTCGATTTCTGGCGTGCTCACCCAAACGCTTCAGGTGGAACTGGAGCAGATTTTGGGATCGAAGCTGGGAAGACGAGAGTACGCCTCGTCGTGGATGGGCCACCTCTGGCACCCCACCCGCAAGAGTCTCATGACCGCATTTGGTGTGTTCCCGAACAGGGGATGGGCGGTCCGGTTCGATTGGGGCTCTGGGGTTGCAGGGCATGCACTTCGCTACGCTCAGGACACGAGCTGGCTGCGAGGTGACGACTCGCGCAAATCATTGATTTACCGCCCCAACCCCAAGGCTTCACCGGATGGAGATTACTCCTGGCTGGTGTGCATCCCGATCCTCGTCTCCCTGAAAGGACCTGCCATCGGAGTCGTCGGATTCGCTGGGACCCAGCGGTGTGGACCTGCGGAGGAGCAGTTGCGCGAGCATGCTGAGCACAGTTCTCGAGGCGACCCGCAGGGGGACACCCACTTCCTCGATTTCCGTAACCGGCTCTTCACGGGGGTGAACTCGACGTTCTGGCAGACGCTGAGGAGCTGGAAAACGATGACGCCACGTCGCAAGCAACTGGTGGAGCAAATCTGCACGGAGCTCAAGCTTCCCCTCATCGAGTCAGCCGCTCTCCCCAAGGATTAG
- a CDS encoding RNA polymerase sigma factor: MIGWTAVTAAGVHRAIDAVWRIESPRLIAGLARRVRDVGLAEELAQDALVAALERWPVSGIPDKPGAWLMAAAKHQAVDRFRRSELQARKHEQLVHEFEAGSGAGAWEGETALDDDIGDDLLRLMFTACHPVLSTEARVALTLRLLGGLTTAEIARAFLVPEPTVAQRIVRAKRTLAEARVPFEVPHGAERAPRLSSVLEVIYLVFNEGYSATAGEDWMRPELCEDALRLGRVLAGLASAEPEVHGLVALMEIQASRSRARTGPSGEPVLLLEQDRARWDRLLIHRGLAALARAEALGGAHGPYALQAAIAACHARALTAEQTDWARIAALYAKLAQVAPSPVVELNRAVALSRALGPAVGLALADELTDEPQLEGYPFLPSVRGDLLEKLGRLDEARSAFERAASLTKNVRERELLLARAAACARASRSPSHE, from the coding sequence ATGATCGGATGGACGGCCGTGACAGCGGCCGGAGTCCATCGCGCGATCGATGCAGTCTGGAGAATCGAGTCGCCGAGGCTCATCGCGGGGCTCGCGAGGCGGGTGCGAGACGTCGGGCTGGCCGAGGAGCTCGCCCAGGATGCGCTCGTGGCAGCGCTCGAGCGGTGGCCCGTGTCAGGGATTCCGGACAAGCCGGGCGCGTGGCTCATGGCGGCCGCGAAGCACCAGGCGGTCGACCGGTTCCGCCGGAGTGAGTTGCAGGCGCGCAAACACGAGCAACTCGTTCACGAGTTCGAGGCGGGGTCCGGCGCGGGCGCCTGGGAGGGGGAGACGGCCCTCGATGATGACATCGGCGATGACCTCCTGCGTCTCATGTTCACGGCCTGCCATCCGGTGCTCTCCACCGAGGCGCGTGTCGCGCTCACGCTCCGCTTGCTGGGCGGTCTGACGACGGCGGAGATTGCCCGCGCGTTCCTCGTCCCGGAGCCGACCGTCGCCCAGCGCATCGTCCGGGCCAAGCGGACGCTCGCCGAGGCACGGGTCCCCTTCGAGGTCCCGCACGGGGCTGAACGGGCGCCCCGGCTGTCCTCGGTGCTGGAGGTCATCTACCTCGTCTTCAACGAGGGGTACTCGGCGACGGCGGGGGAGGACTGGATGCGGCCGGAGCTTTGCGAGGACGCGCTCCGGCTCGGCCGCGTCCTGGCGGGGCTTGCGTCGGCGGAGCCGGAGGTCCACGGCCTTGTGGCGCTCATGGAGATCCAGGCGTCGCGCTCGCGGGCACGGACGGGTCCTTCGGGAGAGCCGGTCTTGCTCCTGGAGCAGGACCGCGCGCGCTGGGACCGCCTCCTCATCCACCGGGGCCTGGCGGCGTTGGCGCGTGCCGAGGCGCTGGGCGGCGCGCACGGGCCGTACGCGCTGCAAGCCGCGATCGCCGCCTGTCACGCCCGGGCGCTGACGGCGGAACAGACGGACTGGGCGCGGATCGCCGCGCTCTATGCCAAGCTGGCCCAGGTCGCGCCCTCTCCGGTCGTGGAGTTGAATCGCGCCGTCGCGCTCTCGAGGGCGCTCGGTCCCGCCGTGGGCCTCGCGCTGGCCGATGAGCTGACCGATGAGCCGCAGTTGGAGGGCTACCCCTTCCTGCCCAGCGTCCGGGGCGATCTCTTGGAGAAGCTCGGCCGCCTCGACGAGGCCCGCTCCGCGTTCGAGCGAGCGGCCTCCCTCACGAAGAACGTCCGCGAGCGCGAACTCCTGCTCGCCCGCGCGGCGGCGTGCGCCCGCGCCTCCCGTTCCCCCTCGCATGAGTGA
- the bioA gene encoding adenosylmethionine--8-amino-7-oxononanoate transaminase, which translates to MKREDIVSLDKRHVWHPYTAMEAYIGVTDPLVVVGSEGPYLVDADGRRYLDANGSWWVSTLGHRHPRLVKALVEQAGTLAHVSLAGVTHEPAARLAAELVALAPGAGKEGVPGGERLSRVFYVDNGSTAVEVAIKMAAQYWAQNGRPRRTRFITLSGAFHGETLGATSVGGVPAFRDVFGPLLFDVVHVPSPSEEGGWERAFAEVERALKAFPDEVAGVIVEPVVQGAAGMQVYAPAFVRAVREATRAVDTFLIADEVFTGLGRTGARFACELGGVVPDLLCLAKALSGGLMPFAATLATERVFSGFLGGRERALYYGHSYCGNPLGAAVAREVLAVYRDEDVLGQVARKAPRVKAAFERMAERVPGVVRPRALGMVGAVDLGGGGYLAGGGWRVYEAARRRGLYLRPLGDTVYISPALNIPEDALEALLSGVEESLREAAAG; encoded by the coding sequence GTGAAGCGAGAAGACATTGTTTCGCTGGATAAGCGGCACGTTTGGCATCCCTATACGGCCATGGAGGCCTACATCGGTGTAACGGATCCGCTGGTGGTGGTAGGGTCGGAGGGCCCCTACCTGGTGGATGCGGACGGCCGCCGCTACCTCGATGCAAATGGCTCGTGGTGGGTGTCCACCCTGGGGCACCGGCACCCCCGGCTGGTGAAGGCCTTGGTGGAGCAGGCCGGGACGTTGGCGCACGTCTCCCTGGCCGGAGTGACCCATGAGCCCGCAGCGCGGCTGGCGGCGGAGCTGGTGGCGCTGGCGCCGGGGGCGGGGAAGGAAGGCGTGCCTGGGGGAGAGCGGCTTTCCCGGGTCTTCTACGTGGACAACGGGAGCACGGCGGTGGAGGTGGCCATCAAGATGGCGGCGCAGTACTGGGCGCAGAACGGGCGGCCCCGGCGCACGCGCTTCATCACCCTGTCGGGGGCCTTCCACGGGGAGACGCTGGGGGCCACGAGCGTGGGCGGGGTGCCGGCGTTCCGGGATGTGTTCGGGCCGCTGCTCTTCGACGTGGTGCATGTGCCCTCGCCGTCGGAGGAGGGCGGGTGGGAGCGGGCCTTCGCGGAGGTGGAGCGGGCGCTGAAGGCGTTCCCGGATGAGGTGGCCGGGGTCATTGTGGAACCGGTGGTGCAGGGGGCGGCGGGGATGCAGGTGTACGCGCCGGCGTTCGTGCGGGCGGTGCGCGAGGCGACGCGGGCGGTGGACACGTTCCTGATCGCCGACGAGGTGTTCACGGGGCTGGGGCGGACGGGGGCGCGCTTCGCGTGCGAGCTGGGGGGGGTGGTGCCGGACCTGCTGTGCTTGGCCAAGGCGCTGAGCGGGGGGCTGATGCCGTTCGCGGCGACGCTGGCGACGGAGCGGGTGTTCTCGGGCTTCCTGGGCGGACGGGAGCGGGCGCTGTACTACGGGCACTCGTACTGCGGAAACCCGCTGGGGGCGGCGGTGGCGCGCGAGGTGCTGGCGGTGTACCGGGACGAGGACGTGCTGGGCCAGGTGGCGCGCAAGGCGCCGCGGGTGAAGGCGGCCTTCGAGCGGATGGCGGAGCGGGTGCCGGGGGTGGTGCGGCCCCGGGCGCTGGGCATGGTGGGCGCGGTGGACCTGGGGGGCGGCGGGTACCTGGCCGGAGGGGGCTGGCGCGTGTACGAGGCGGCGCGGCGGCGGGGGCTGTACCTGCGGCCGCTGGGGGACACGGTCTACATCTCTCCGGCGCTGAACATCCCGGAGGATGCGTTGGAGGCGTTGTTGAGCGGCGTGGAGGAGAGCCTGCGCGAGGCCGCGGCCGGCTGA
- a CDS encoding DUF2378 family protein yields the protein MTHRSPAAASTSSMEAEYARRIALATPADTARGLFFNGVLSAVITFGGEPALKQCHARLNDKRFERRFIDFSSYPVSDFLRLTLAASQMLNSQFGNPETTQRRLGMQATRDFLSSMAGRTVLLLSGDSPKRLLDKIPNAYRSAVSYGERTVTMMGDKAARVVFTRDFMLPHYNEGVLSAVLESVNARNPRVHSRPIGPMDSEYELAWD from the coding sequence ATGACTCACCGGAGCCCAGCGGCAGCGTCCACCTCCTCGATGGAGGCCGAGTACGCGCGGCGCATCGCCTTGGCCACGCCCGCGGACACCGCCAGAGGGCTGTTCTTCAACGGCGTGTTGTCGGCCGTCATCACCTTCGGGGGCGAGCCCGCCCTGAAACAGTGTCACGCCCGGCTCAACGACAAGCGCTTCGAGCGGCGCTTCATCGACTTCTCCAGCTACCCCGTCTCCGACTTCCTGCGGCTGACGCTCGCGGCCTCGCAGATGCTCAACTCGCAGTTCGGCAACCCCGAGACGACCCAGCGCCGGCTCGGCATGCAGGCCACGCGCGACTTCCTCAGCTCCATGGCGGGGCGCACCGTGCTGCTGCTTTCGGGCGATTCGCCCAAGCGGCTGCTGGACAAGATTCCCAACGCCTACCGCTCGGCGGTGAGCTACGGCGAGCGCACCGTGACGATGATGGGCGACAAGGCCGCCCGCGTCGTCTTCACGCGCGACTTCATGCTCCCGCACTACAACGAGGGCGTCCTGAGCGCCGTGCTGGAGTCCGTCAATGCCCGCAACCCCCGCGTCCACTCGCGCCCCATTGGCCCGATGGACTCCGAGTACGAGCTGGCCTGGGACTAG
- a CDS encoding GNAT family N-acetyltransferase, which produces MLDPSIRVQVLASITDVPAAQWDALAGPDAPPFIRHAWLAAMEESGSAQEETGWAPHHLTLWRGDTLVAASPAYFKFHSMGEYIYDFAWAQAAQRMGVEYYPKLLIGAPLSPATAPRFLIAPGEDVSDARHAIMEAAIESAREEGCSSVHVLYPTEEEADFLERDGMARRLTLQFHWKNPGYQRYEDYLGRFSSKRRNQFKRERNAAAEQGITLRTVEGAELGPEHARRAHAFYAATCERHAWGQVQLTPDFFARVFRAMPEAMQMVEAVRGGKVVAGAFNVMTPERLYGRYWGCFEEHPFLHFHVCLYHSVEESIRAGRKVFEPGAGGEHKVARGFEPTAVHSAHLLFDARLDRAIRDAVRKERAHLSLAVEEAERLAGLKPWPPAGV; this is translated from the coding sequence GTGCTCGACCCGTCCATCCGCGTCCAGGTGCTCGCCTCCATCACCGACGTTCCCGCCGCGCAGTGGGATGCGCTGGCGGGCCCCGATGCGCCCCCTTTCATCCGGCACGCGTGGCTGGCGGCCATGGAGGAGAGCGGCAGCGCCCAGGAGGAGACCGGCTGGGCGCCCCACCACCTGACGCTCTGGCGGGGGGACACGCTCGTGGCGGCCTCCCCCGCCTACTTCAAGTTCCACAGCATGGGCGAGTACATCTACGACTTCGCCTGGGCCCAGGCCGCCCAGCGCATGGGGGTGGAGTACTACCCGAAGCTCCTCATCGGCGCCCCGCTGTCCCCCGCCACCGCGCCGCGCTTCCTCATCGCCCCGGGCGAGGACGTGAGCGACGCGCGCCACGCCATCATGGAGGCCGCCATCGAGAGCGCCCGCGAGGAGGGGTGCTCCTCGGTCCACGTGCTCTACCCCACCGAGGAGGAGGCGGACTTCCTCGAGCGGGATGGAATGGCGCGCCGGCTCACCCTCCAGTTCCACTGGAAGAACCCGGGCTACCAGCGCTACGAGGACTACCTGGGGCGCTTCAGCTCCAAGCGCCGCAACCAGTTCAAGCGCGAGCGCAACGCCGCGGCCGAGCAGGGCATCACCCTGCGCACGGTGGAAGGCGCGGAGCTGGGGCCGGAGCATGCCCGGCGCGCCCATGCCTTCTACGCCGCCACGTGCGAGCGCCACGCCTGGGGCCAGGTGCAGCTCACCCCGGACTTCTTCGCCCGCGTCTTCCGCGCCATGCCCGAGGCCATGCAGATGGTGGAGGCGGTGCGCGGGGGCAAGGTGGTGGCCGGGGCCTTCAACGTGATGACGCCGGAGCGGCTCTACGGGCGGTACTGGGGCTGCTTCGAGGAGCACCCCTTCCTGCACTTCCACGTCTGCCTGTACCACTCGGTGGAGGAGAGCATCCGCGCGGGCCGCAAGGTGTTCGAGCCCGGCGCGGGCGGCGAGCACAAGGTGGCGCGCGGCTTCGAGCCCACCGCCGTGCACAGCGCCCACCTGCTCTTCGATGCGCGGCTGGACCGCGCCATCCGGGATGCGGTGCGAAAGGAGCGCGCCCACCTGTCCCTGGCCGTGGAAGAGGCCGAGCGGCTCGCCGGTCTCAAGCCCTGGCCCCCGGCGGGTGTGTAA
- a CDS encoding suppressor of fused domain protein yields the protein MKAPETEEDFVQWYEDCWADRDEVEYPKLFGAISEEVFTLEQTDALQAWLESELAQVQELDPNWLPLGVRVAPPSEQYPYWSYVTSGLSNPFTVAPGTELDETASSGIGYEMVIHTAEQAQWPVLRLLDMMAYNLVCLRAFALNHRYPVEGSLTGGETKLNGFIFVRDTSRPAEFTLPSGKVQLLTLVGVTRNEMAFSRSNGMDKLMAKLVDAGTGFITHPEREEVKL from the coding sequence ATGAAAGCCCCCGAGACGGAAGAGGATTTCGTCCAGTGGTACGAAGACTGCTGGGCTGATCGCGACGAGGTGGAGTACCCGAAGCTTTTCGGGGCGATCAGCGAAGAGGTCTTCACCCTGGAACAAACGGACGCACTGCAGGCCTGGCTCGAGAGTGAGCTGGCCCAGGTGCAGGAGCTGGATCCGAACTGGCTTCCTCTGGGCGTGCGCGTGGCGCCTCCCAGCGAGCAGTACCCTTACTGGTCGTATGTGACGAGCGGCCTGTCCAACCCCTTCACGGTGGCCCCTGGCACGGAGCTGGACGAGACCGCGTCCAGCGGCATCGGCTACGAGATGGTGATTCACACGGCCGAGCAGGCGCAGTGGCCCGTGCTCCGGCTGCTGGACATGATGGCCTACAACCTCGTGTGCCTGCGCGCCTTCGCCCTCAACCACCGCTACCCGGTGGAGGGCTCGCTCACCGGCGGCGAGACGAAGCTCAACGGCTTCATCTTCGTGCGGGACACCTCCCGCCCGGCCGAGTTCACCCTGCCCTCGGGCAAGGTGCAGCTCCTGACGCTCGTGGGGGTCACTCGCAACGAGATGGCCTTCAGCCGCTCCAACGGCATGGACAAGCTGATGGCCAAGCTCGTCGATGCGGGCACGGGTTTCATCACCCACCCGGAGCGCGAGGAAGTGAAGCTGTAG
- a CDS encoding DUF2243 domain-containing protein produces the protein MNAMRRGPLVAAGGLLGVGLGGFVDGILLHQLLQWHNMLSSVLPPDDLVSAKVNMFWDGLFHAFTWLMTAGGLMLLWRAGQRAEVPWSTRTFVGALLGGWGLFNAVEGLIDHQLLGVHHVKPGPHQLAWDLGFLAFGLLLLVAGGALIRAGRGDRPPRGGRATASLPRAPGG, from the coding sequence ATGAACGCCATGAGGAGGGGGCCGCTGGTGGCGGCGGGAGGCTTGCTGGGGGTGGGGTTGGGAGGATTCGTGGATGGAATCCTCCTGCACCAGCTCCTTCAGTGGCACAACATGCTCTCCAGCGTCCTGCCTCCCGATGACTTGGTGAGCGCCAAGGTGAACATGTTCTGGGATGGCCTCTTCCATGCCTTCACCTGGCTGATGACGGCTGGAGGCTTGATGCTGCTGTGGCGTGCGGGACAGCGCGCGGAGGTGCCCTGGTCCACGCGGACATTCGTGGGCGCGCTGCTGGGAGGCTGGGGCCTCTTCAATGCTGTGGAGGGGCTCATCGACCACCAGCTCCTCGGCGTTCACCACGTCAAGCCCGGCCCGCACCAACTGGCGTGGGACCTGGGCTTCCTGGCCTTCGGGCTGCTGCTGCTCGTGGCCGGCGGGGCGCTGATCCGCGCGGGACGCGGGGACCGCCCCCCGCGCGGGGGGCGCGCTACAGCTTCACTTCCTCGCGCTCCGGGTGGGTGA